A window of Amycolatopsis australiensis contains these coding sequences:
- the eccB gene encoding type VII secretion protein EccB yields MWTQRDQIQAYQFLRRRLVSALVAADANHPVSPSRRLVLGTVLGLVAALLVTAVFGIVGLLNPAGGKDWLAGGKVIVEEGTGARFVLGADGVLHPVLNYASARLLAGGNGDATVPVSPENLGKAGRGTPIGIPGAPDSVPAAGALVTTQWTSCSRTTQDAPASAEPRTAVLLAAPASGVELPRDQGVIVRLPQGERFLLTGGRRHRLSDEAAAALQFDSYPTIAVSARWIDTVPAGRDLTALPVDGAGDRGPAVGGRATRVGEVLAVVDAMAAPGSATSYYLVRRDGLEPVGQTEASLLVTTRANAAAYSGTPAPVEVRAADVAAVPKAAAPRAGGADPAAFPDRIPGKAPITGNSVALCAQGGRLLVSAEFPLPAGARAIQVATRTEARVADEVYVPPSGGAVVVESGSATTWLVTDTGRKYPVVTAQALASLGYGSVAKSPVTGSLLAMVPTGPALDPATAGRPAPSGGTG; encoded by the coding sequence GTGTGGACGCAGCGGGACCAGATCCAGGCGTACCAGTTCCTCCGCCGCAGGCTCGTCTCGGCGCTCGTCGCCGCCGACGCCAACCACCCCGTCTCGCCCAGCCGCCGTCTCGTGCTCGGGACGGTGCTGGGGCTCGTGGCCGCGCTGCTCGTCACCGCCGTCTTCGGCATCGTCGGCCTGCTGAACCCCGCCGGCGGCAAGGACTGGCTGGCCGGCGGCAAGGTGATCGTCGAGGAGGGCACCGGCGCGCGGTTCGTGCTCGGCGCCGACGGCGTGCTGCACCCGGTGCTCAACTACGCCTCCGCGCGGCTGCTGGCCGGCGGCAACGGCGACGCGACCGTGCCGGTTTCCCCGGAGAACCTCGGCAAGGCCGGCCGCGGCACCCCGATCGGCATCCCGGGTGCGCCCGACTCGGTGCCCGCCGCGGGCGCGCTGGTGACCACCCAGTGGACGAGCTGCAGCCGCACCACCCAGGACGCGCCCGCGTCGGCCGAGCCGCGCACCGCCGTCCTGCTGGCCGCGCCGGCGTCCGGTGTCGAGCTGCCGCGCGACCAGGGCGTGATCGTGCGGCTGCCGCAGGGCGAGCGCTTCCTGCTCACCGGCGGCCGCCGGCACCGGCTCAGCGACGAGGCGGCGGCCGCGCTGCAGTTCGACAGCTACCCGACGATCGCGGTGTCCGCGCGGTGGATCGACACCGTTCCCGCCGGGCGGGACCTGACGGCCCTGCCGGTGGACGGCGCCGGCGACCGGGGTCCCGCGGTGGGCGGGCGCGCCACCCGCGTCGGCGAAGTCCTCGCCGTGGTGGACGCGATGGCCGCGCCCGGCTCCGCGACGTCGTACTACCTCGTCCGCCGCGACGGCCTCGAACCGGTCGGGCAGACCGAAGCGAGCCTCCTGGTCACGACGCGGGCCAACGCGGCCGCCTACTCCGGGACGCCGGCGCCGGTGGAGGTCCGCGCGGCCGACGTCGCCGCCGTGCCGAAGGCCGCCGCGCCGCGGGCCGGCGGCGCCGATCCCGCGGCCTTCCCGGACCGCATCCCCGGCAAGGCCCCGATCACCGGCAACTCCGTCGCGCTGTGCGCGCAGGGCGGCCGGTTGCTCGTTTCGGCCGAATTCCCGCTTCCCGCCGGTGCCAGGGCCATCCAGGTCGCCACCCGCACCGAAGCACGGGTGGCGGACGAGGTGTACGTGCCGCCGTCGGGGGGAGCCGTCGTCGTCGAATCCGGTTCGGCCACCACCTGGCTGGTGACCGACACCGGCCGGAAGTACCCGGTGGTGACCGCGCAGGCACTGGCCTCGCTCGGATACGGAAGCGTGGCCAAGTCGCCGGTCACCGGTAGTTTGCTGGCAATGGTGCCGACGGGCCCCGCGCTGGACCCGGCCACAGCCGGGCGGCCGGCTCCGTCGGGTGGAACGGGGTGA
- a CDS encoding WXG100 family type VII secretion target, whose amino-acid sequence MLTFPNSSAMDATASSGGPITILPQIVTGRPEQIAKHVVDLVHKAEQFLGMYNELTKAADQLGRIWSGAASESALKKIGESLDQLTKIIDVVQKGAELLGVSGTLIRTAQEAYRAVVSAVNPTVAALMSNWWTYGAAVALSTATSASLRAFITSIGALLKALGAVDLAQQVTTLAQVVGEIEKLFHHGSGGSGGSGGSGATTPSIGNTPVTAPQAPAPVASPSGQHEVAGGSGGGIPQQPSFTDYTPPALAGGGGSGGGTAVSGNGTPLYPANSWIAVDPAPSGAAVPAQPSPVSQPAPVAQPVHSADEVVIHTDLTTGESTVEAPGGRDFDLDIALDYNGKHFSQHVGYDAAGN is encoded by the coding sequence ATGCTGACTTTCCCGAACTCCAGCGCGATGGACGCGACCGCGTCCTCGGGCGGGCCGATCACCATCCTGCCGCAGATCGTCACCGGCCGGCCGGAGCAGATCGCGAAGCACGTGGTGGACCTGGTGCACAAGGCCGAGCAGTTCCTCGGCATGTACAACGAGCTGACGAAGGCCGCCGACCAGCTCGGCCGGATCTGGTCCGGCGCGGCGAGCGAGTCGGCGCTGAAGAAGATCGGCGAGTCGCTCGACCAGCTCACGAAGATCATCGACGTCGTGCAGAAGGGCGCCGAGCTGCTCGGCGTCTCCGGCACGCTGATCAGGACCGCGCAGGAGGCCTACCGCGCGGTGGTCTCGGCGGTGAACCCGACGGTCGCCGCGCTGATGTCGAACTGGTGGACCTACGGCGCGGCGGTCGCTTTGTCGACCGCGACGAGCGCGTCGCTGCGGGCGTTCATCACGTCGATCGGCGCGCTGCTCAAGGCGCTCGGCGCGGTCGACCTCGCCCAGCAGGTGACGACGCTCGCGCAGGTCGTCGGCGAGATCGAGAAGCTCTTCCACCACGGCTCCGGCGGCTCCGGCGGCTCCGGCGGCTCGGGCGCGACGACGCCGTCGATCGGGAACACCCCCGTCACGGCGCCCCAGGCCCCGGCGCCGGTGGCGAGCCCGTCGGGACAGCACGAGGTGGCGGGCGGGAGCGGCGGGGGGATCCCGCAGCAGCCGTCGTTCACCGACTACACCCCGCCCGCGCTCGCCGGCGGCGGCGGTTCCGGCGGTGGCACGGCGGTGTCCGGCAACGGCACCCCGCTGTACCCGGCGAACAGCTGGATCGCCGTGGACCCGGCGCCGAGTGGTGCGGCCGTGCCGGCGCAGCCGTCTCCGGTGAGCCAGCCCGCGCCGGTCGCCCAGCCGGTGCACAGCGCCGACGAAGTCGTCATCCACACCGACCTCACCACCGGCGAGTCCACTGTGGAGGCGCCCGGCGGCCGGGACTTCGACCTCGACATCGCCCTGGACTACAACGGCAAGCACTTCAGCCAGCACGTCGGCTACGACGCGGCCGGGAACTAG
- a CDS encoding WXG100 family type VII secretion target yields the protein MAGEYRAEPEAMRACVGNVGGVIAHGINAVADLERLVVPPMSFASFGSAVAAANAALHSTQVTAVRTLLQLLQQINGLVKASADAYQAADRDIAAGYGGGHGPASTASSIWGSSHASELATLAINDSAGAHGEPSSVGNVLRYLGDARLGRLGDHPITDTRFHGVADFNDWLAGDADNQARVGLIEVYAGTARTFSDVPGGVHSGDVVVVEPLLFPDRQPVIGVAGDGGRLYNHGLLDARISGLAKVSVYRPASVVA from the coding sequence ATGGCCGGCGAGTACCGGGCGGAGCCCGAGGCGATGCGCGCGTGCGTCGGGAACGTCGGCGGCGTCATCGCCCACGGCATCAACGCCGTGGCCGACCTGGAACGGCTCGTCGTGCCGCCGATGTCGTTCGCGAGCTTCGGCAGCGCCGTCGCCGCGGCGAACGCCGCGCTGCACTCGACCCAGGTCACCGCCGTCCGCACCCTCCTGCAGCTGCTGCAGCAGATCAACGGGCTGGTCAAGGCGAGCGCCGACGCCTACCAGGCGGCCGACCGGGACATCGCCGCCGGCTACGGCGGCGGGCACGGCCCGGCGAGCACCGCGTCCTCGATCTGGGGCAGCTCCCACGCCTCCGAGCTGGCCACCCTGGCCATCAACGACAGCGCGGGCGCCCACGGCGAGCCGTCGTCGGTCGGCAACGTGCTGCGCTACCTGGGCGACGCGCGGCTCGGCAGGCTCGGCGACCACCCGATCACCGACACGCGCTTCCACGGTGTCGCCGACTTCAACGACTGGCTGGCCGGGGACGCCGACAACCAGGCGCGGGTCGGGCTGATCGAGGTCTACGCCGGCACCGCCCGCACCTTCTCCGACGTTCCCGGCGGGGTGCACAGCGGTGACGTCGTGGTCGTGGAGCCGCTGCTGTTCCCCGACCGCCAGCCGGTCATCGGCGTCGCCGGTGACGGCGGCCGCCTGTACAACCACGGGCTCCTCGACGCCCGCATCAGCGGGCTGGCGAAGGTCAGCGTGTACCGGCCCGCGTCCGTCGTCGCCTGA
- a CDS encoding response regulator transcription factor: protein MTQERSAGDGLDSGRIRVAVIEDHPLYRVSVERVLAEADFVELGAVVDSVARFHVHRQPPGSVVLLDLGLPGVAGAAAVLEVCELGHHVLVVSAQAEPEVVLGAIAAGARGFLSKDVDADELLIAIKTVADGGAYVSAVVAGMIMKDNADRPAVSADVELSPREEQVLRLVAAGERDVDIALILGIGVRTVRGYLDRIRDKTGERRRPGLVKEAIRRGLIGGSGPRRGGRK, encoded by the coding sequence ATGACACAAGAGCGCTCGGCCGGGGACGGCCTGGACTCCGGCCGGATCCGGGTCGCGGTGATCGAAGACCACCCGCTGTACCGCGTGTCCGTGGAGCGGGTGCTGGCCGAAGCCGACTTCGTCGAACTCGGCGCGGTGGTCGACTCGGTCGCGCGGTTCCACGTCCACCGGCAGCCACCGGGCAGCGTGGTGCTGCTCGACCTCGGGTTGCCCGGCGTCGCTGGGGCGGCGGCGGTGCTGGAGGTCTGCGAGCTCGGGCACCACGTGCTGGTCGTGTCCGCGCAGGCGGAGCCCGAGGTCGTGCTGGGGGCGATCGCGGCGGGCGCCCGCGGGTTCCTCTCGAAGGACGTCGACGCGGACGAGCTGCTGATCGCGATCAAGACGGTCGCCGACGGCGGCGCGTACGTCTCGGCCGTCGTCGCCGGGATGATCATGAAGGACAACGCGGACCGGCCGGCGGTCTCGGCGGACGTCGAGCTGTCGCCGCGCGAGGAGCAGGTGCTGCGGCTGGTCGCGGCGGGGGAGCGGGACGTCGACATCGCGCTGATCCTCGGCATCGGCGTCCGGACGGTCCGCGGCTACCTCGACCGCATCCGCGACAAGACGGGCGAGCGGCGCCGCCCGGGCCTGGTCAAGGAGGCCATCCGGCGCGGCCTGATCGGCGGCTCCGGGCCGCGGCGCGGCGGCCGCAAGTGA
- a CDS encoding response regulator, whose product MIQVGVIEDHPLYRYALTRVLTEAPDIELGAVADSVARFAVQDQPAGSVVVLDLKLRGVQDAAAVLEVGHMGHKVLVVSAHAEQPEVLGAMQAGAKGFLSKDVDGDELLRAIRTIADDNAYVSPTLAGMIIQDSEERHAGPKIVLSERERQVLRLVAAGERDVDVAEILNISVRTVRSYLDRIRDKTGERRRAGFVRVAIREGLLR is encoded by the coding sequence ATGATCCAGGTCGGCGTGATCGAGGACCACCCGCTCTACCGGTACGCGCTCACGCGCGTGCTCACCGAAGCCCCGGACATCGAGCTGGGCGCGGTCGCCGACTCCGTGGCCCGGTTCGCGGTGCAGGACCAGCCGGCGGGCAGCGTCGTGGTCCTCGACCTCAAGCTGCGCGGCGTCCAGGACGCGGCCGCGGTCCTGGAGGTGGGGCACATGGGGCACAAGGTGCTGGTGGTGTCGGCGCACGCGGAACAGCCGGAGGTGCTGGGCGCGATGCAGGCGGGCGCGAAGGGCTTCCTGTCGAAGGACGTCGACGGCGACGAGCTGCTGCGCGCGATCCGCACGATCGCCGACGACAACGCGTACGTCTCGCCGACGCTGGCCGGGATGATCATCCAGGACAGCGAAGAGCGCCACGCGGGACCGAAGATCGTGCTGTCGGAGCGGGAGAGGCAGGTGCTCCGGCTGGTGGCGGCGGGGGAGCGGGACGTCGACGTGGCGGAGATCCTCAACATCAGCGTCCGGACGGTCCGGTCCTACCTGGACCGCATCCGCGACAAGACGGGCGAGCGCCGCCGGGCGGGCTTCGTCCGGGTGGCGATCCGCGAAGGCCTGCTCCGCTAG
- a CDS encoding type VII secretion protein EccE, which yields MSVETAGAVRPAPSRRPSAPLPWLLPVRPLQAALWELAGIAVLLAWTASGVTQPLRIGVSVAAGLVVLLTSVRFAGRHLAGWALTWTAYRLRRHDTRRDSPDPLLCVAGPVKVRQHVDRAGNRFGVAEVGGGWSAIVRLTPGPGAPGPAALVDILRAAYRRPDIPLASAQLLTWAIPRGEQVLRVRWLAVRYRPDLAPVAALARGGGDLGALRSTASAALSLMGALAEAGYQSTVLEAGELAKELRVALGVQGTAEAPPDRWKSWVWGDATQRCFTPRSGRLLDFSVPGAAFTATSYTLTRTPGGREKDEVTIRVGARPGAAVPPPGIPVVPLHGRHGAAVRKTLPLALDA from the coding sequence GTGTCCGTCGAAACCGCCGGGGCCGTCCGCCCGGCACCGTCCCGGCGCCCGAGCGCGCCGCTGCCCTGGCTGCTCCCGGTCCGGCCGCTGCAGGCCGCGCTGTGGGAGCTCGCGGGCATCGCCGTGCTGCTCGCGTGGACGGCTAGCGGGGTCACGCAGCCGCTGCGGATCGGGGTCAGCGTGGCCGCCGGGCTGGTGGTGCTGCTGACGTCGGTCCGCTTCGCCGGGCGGCACCTGGCGGGCTGGGCGCTGACCTGGACGGCGTACCGGCTGCGCCGCCACGACACGCGCCGCGACAGCCCGGACCCGCTGCTGTGCGTGGCCGGGCCCGTCAAGGTGCGCCAGCACGTCGACCGCGCCGGCAACCGGTTCGGCGTCGCCGAGGTCGGCGGCGGCTGGAGCGCGATCGTGCGGCTGACCCCGGGGCCCGGTGCGCCGGGACCGGCGGCGCTGGTCGACATCCTGCGGGCCGCCTACCGCCGTCCGGACATCCCGCTGGCGTCGGCGCAGCTGCTGACCTGGGCGATCCCGCGCGGCGAGCAGGTGCTGCGGGTGCGCTGGCTGGCGGTGCGCTACCGGCCGGACCTGGCGCCGGTCGCGGCGCTGGCCCGCGGCGGCGGCGACCTCGGCGCGTTGCGCAGCACGGCGTCGGCGGCGCTGAGCCTGATGGGCGCGCTGGCCGAGGCCGGCTACCAGAGCACGGTGCTGGAGGCCGGCGAGCTGGCGAAGGAGCTGCGGGTCGCGCTGGGCGTCCAAGGCACCGCGGAGGCCCCGCCGGACCGCTGGAAGTCCTGGGTGTGGGGCGACGCGACGCAGCGCTGCTTCACCCCGCGGTCGGGCCGGCTACTGGACTTTTCGGTACCGGGAGCGGCGTTCACGGCGACGTCGTACACGCTGACCCGGACACCGGGCGGGCGCGAGAAGGACGAGGTGACCATCCGGGTCGGGGCTCGTCCCGGTGCCGCCGTCCCGCCGCCGGGGATCCCGGTCGTGCCCCTGCACGGCCGGCACGGCGCCGCGGTCCGCAAGACCCTTCCGCTGGCCCTGGACGCCTAG
- the eccD gene encoding type VII secretion integral membrane protein EccD, which yields MTASLTGTTRRVTVVTPRARVDVALPQQSTFAELVPQLVRLAGAAGQASAEHPGWVLSRLGGAPLALGLSVAAAQIRDGEVLHLTPRERPRGPLLFDDVVDSIASVADTSGGWGPSVARRSGLLAAVVLLLAGGLLVQAAASGSVLAPIGTGLLALVLLLGGGALSRAYGDAEAGAAGSLAGVGVALLAGMSVLPPHPLFSLSAGPLAAGFAAVTVYGVLAAVSVADRLPWFVAITGAAGFGAVTTGVVLLAGVRPVSAAAVVAVLATALAAVAPMLALRLARLPLPRVPDDMAAFRADEQPSLGTEMIGRTSRAQAVLTGLLVALGLVVLASSIVLSSGGPWEAGLAGLLGLAWVLRSRSYAGKAQRLVLVGFGVAALGCAGGWLVASGDRTAVFAAGCAVVVAAVLCLAYSTRVARGRRSPYWSRLLDVSEFLVLLALVPFVGMIAGVYEAVRG from the coding sequence ATGACGGCGTCGCTCACGGGGACGACCCGCCGGGTCACGGTGGTCACGCCACGGGCCCGCGTCGACGTCGCCCTGCCGCAGCAGTCGACGTTCGCCGAGCTGGTCCCGCAGCTGGTCCGGCTGGCCGGCGCCGCCGGGCAGGCGTCGGCGGAGCACCCGGGCTGGGTGCTGTCCCGGCTCGGCGGGGCACCGCTCGCGCTGGGGCTCAGCGTCGCGGCCGCCCAGATCCGCGACGGCGAAGTGCTGCACCTGACCCCGCGGGAGCGCCCGCGGGGGCCGCTGCTGTTCGACGACGTCGTCGACTCGATCGCCAGTGTCGCGGACACTTCCGGTGGCTGGGGCCCGTCGGTGGCCCGCCGGTCCGGGCTGCTCGCCGCGGTGGTGCTGCTGCTGGCCGGCGGGCTGCTGGTGCAGGCGGCCGCGTCCGGCAGCGTGCTGGCCCCGATCGGGACCGGGCTGCTGGCCCTGGTGCTGCTGCTCGGCGGCGGCGCGCTGAGCCGCGCCTACGGTGACGCCGAAGCGGGCGCGGCCGGTTCGCTGGCCGGGGTCGGCGTCGCGCTGCTGGCCGGGATGTCCGTGCTGCCACCGCATCCGCTGTTCTCGCTGTCGGCCGGGCCGCTGGCCGCGGGATTCGCGGCGGTGACGGTGTACGGCGTGCTGGCGGCGGTCTCGGTGGCCGACCGCCTGCCGTGGTTCGTGGCGATCACCGGCGCGGCGGGCTTCGGCGCGGTGACGACGGGCGTGGTGCTGCTGGCCGGCGTCCGCCCGGTCTCGGCGGCGGCGGTCGTCGCGGTGCTCGCCACGGCGCTGGCGGCCGTCGCGCCGATGCTCGCACTGCGCCTGGCCCGGCTGCCGCTGCCGCGGGTGCCGGACGACATGGCGGCGTTCCGCGCGGACGAGCAGCCGTCGCTGGGCACCGAGATGATCGGCCGGACGTCCCGGGCGCAGGCGGTGCTGACGGGCCTGCTGGTGGCGCTGGGCCTGGTGGTGCTGGCTTCTTCGATCGTGCTGTCGTCCGGTGGCCCGTGGGAAGCGGGCCTGGCCGGGCTGCTCGGACTGGCGTGGGTTCTCCGCTCCCGTTCGTACGCGGGGAAAGCGCAACGCCTGGTGCTGGTCGGCTTCGGCGTCGCGGCACTCGGCTGCGCCGGCGGGTGGCTGGTCGCTTCGGGCGACCGGACGGCGGTCTTCGCGGCGGGCTGCGCGGTCGTCGTGGCGGCGGTGCTCTGCCTGGCCTACTCGACGCGGGTGGCGCGCGGGCGGCGGTCCCCGTACTGGTCGAGGCTGCTGGACGTCTCGGAGTTCCTGGTGCTGCTGGCGCTGGTCCCGTTCGTCGGCATGATCGCAGGGGTGTACGAAGCCGTCCGCGGCTGA
- a CDS encoding YbaB/EbfC family nucleoid-associated protein — translation MTDPYAVPDMDELLAQVRKQTEEVQRIQRTVEAMEIKAHSRQNEVTVTLRGDGRFTSVDIDPRAIREYDARNLSEIVLEAVNAGLQKLAEASSAKFAPVIAAAKDV, via the coding sequence GTGACCGATCCGTACGCGGTGCCGGACATGGACGAGCTGCTCGCGCAGGTGCGCAAGCAGACCGAGGAGGTCCAGCGGATCCAGCGCACGGTCGAGGCGATGGAGATCAAGGCGCACTCGCGGCAGAACGAGGTCACCGTCACCCTCCGCGGCGACGGCCGGTTCACCTCGGTCGACATCGACCCCCGCGCGATCCGCGAGTACGACGCCCGCAACCTCTCGGAGATCGTCCTCGAGGCGGTCAACGCCGGGCTGCAGAAGCTCGCCGAGGCGTCGAGCGCCAAGTTCGCCCCGGTGATCGCGGCCGCGAAAGACGTGTGA
- a CDS encoding WXG100 family type VII secretion target, whose translation MRGSGVVDASGVVSSVLSGYRRVLAECRRRVTGDPGALSAASQRVAAQASTVSREADEIGESAKNLHADWDGDACTAFAAAAGKLGEELADAAAELGDQANRLSIAARLVQSAEAAVDSVIAQFDQYAAQLTAQARAVNSASVGAFIQAARQLGEQSAEAAREVVDEFSDALAELFPPEGVGRLEHELGKWARGPLHWLNGEPLDGRKRPRTVPSWFGNSGWKKLTWDGLEGTRAPKKADTPFGQPEPEGVKQKLARNTEITYYKFQHDQDGWSPEYDGKITSKGWDAGASGHAELAAFHGELEAKKEWGVAEAHANGTAFAGGEVSASGTIGAHGFGGHVNAFAGGKVEGEVAADVAGIGVGANGTLQYGLGAQLDAQAVYDAGHIKVNFKAGAALGLGLGVGAKIDIDLPKLGHTIGEYGGAAVDVVGHAASDAAEAVASAWDDAVAYVGSW comes from the coding sequence ATGCGGGGCTCGGGGGTGGTCGACGCGTCGGGGGTGGTCAGCTCGGTGCTGTCCGGCTACCGGCGCGTCCTGGCCGAGTGCCGGCGGCGGGTCACCGGTGACCCGGGTGCGCTGAGTGCCGCGTCGCAGCGGGTCGCCGCCCAGGCCTCGACGGTCTCGCGCGAGGCGGACGAGATCGGCGAGTCGGCGAAGAACCTGCACGCGGACTGGGACGGCGACGCCTGCACCGCGTTCGCGGCCGCGGCCGGAAAGCTCGGCGAAGAACTCGCCGACGCCGCCGCCGAACTCGGCGACCAGGCGAACCGGCTGTCGATCGCGGCTCGGCTGGTGCAGTCGGCCGAAGCCGCGGTCGACTCGGTCATCGCGCAGTTCGACCAGTACGCCGCGCAGCTCACCGCCCAGGCCCGCGCGGTGAACTCCGCTTCGGTCGGCGCGTTCATCCAGGCCGCGCGGCAGCTCGGCGAGCAGAGCGCCGAAGCCGCCCGCGAGGTCGTCGACGAGTTCTCCGACGCCCTCGCCGAGCTGTTCCCGCCCGAAGGCGTCGGCCGGCTGGAGCACGAGCTGGGCAAGTGGGCCCGCGGCCCGCTGCACTGGCTCAACGGCGAACCCCTCGACGGGCGCAAGCGGCCGCGGACCGTGCCGTCGTGGTTCGGCAACTCCGGCTGGAAGAAGCTCACCTGGGACGGCCTCGAAGGCACGCGCGCGCCGAAGAAGGCCGACACGCCCTTCGGGCAGCCGGAACCCGAAGGCGTCAAGCAGAAACTGGCCCGCAACACCGAGATCACCTACTACAAGTTCCAGCACGACCAGGACGGCTGGTCGCCGGAGTACGACGGCAAGATCACGTCGAAGGGCTGGGACGCCGGCGCGTCGGGGCACGCCGAGCTGGCGGCCTTCCACGGCGAGCTCGAAGCCAAGAAGGAGTGGGGTGTCGCCGAAGCACACGCCAACGGCACGGCGTTCGCCGGCGGCGAGGTCAGCGCGTCCGGCACCATCGGCGCCCACGGCTTCGGCGGGCACGTGAACGCCTTCGCGGGCGGGAAGGTCGAGGGCGAGGTCGCCGCAGACGTCGCGGGCATCGGCGTCGGCGCGAACGGCACCCTCCAGTACGGCCTCGGCGCGCAGCTGGACGCCCAGGCCGTCTACGACGCCGGCCACATCAAGGTCAACTTCAAGGCCGGCGCGGCACTCGGTCTCGGGCTGGGGGTCGGCGCGAAGATCGACATCGACCTGCCCAAGCTCGGCCACACGATCGGCGAGTACGGCGGCGCGGCCGTCGACGTGGTCGGCCACGCGGCTTCCGACGCGGCCGAGGCCGTCGCCTCGGCCTGGGACGACGCCGTCGCGTATGTGGGGTCGTGGTGA